One genomic region from Candidatus Margulisiibacteriota bacterium encodes:
- a CDS encoding substrate-binding domain-containing protein: MKKFRAFIIIMILAMALAGSGCTEKEESTPVSGNSEKEFEGRQITVCSGAGLIKPMNELIANFENDTGADIEVRYGGSAELFGILTSKECDIFIPGDYYYTGQAMDRNYVFNESMTNLTLHIPVIAVPDKNPKKINGLEDLANPGIKLALGDPKGPAIGKVSEAICEKAGILPEVENNTIVRTATVN; the protein is encoded by the coding sequence ATGAAAAAATTCCGCGCATTCATAATTATCATGATACTTGCAATGGCCCTGGCTGGCTCAGGATGTACTGAGAAAGAAGAATCTACCCCTGTTTCTGGAAATTCGGAAAAAGAGTTTGAGGGGAGGCAGATCACGGTTTGTTCCGGCGCCGGGCTGATAAAACCCATGAACGAATTGATTGCGAATTTTGAAAACGATACCGGAGCAGATATCGAGGTCCGCTACGGAGGAAGTGCCGAACTCTTCGGAATCCTGACCTCAAAAGAGTGTGACATCTTCATCCCAGGGGATTACTACTATACCGGACAGGCTATGGACAGGAATTATGTTTTCAATGAAAGCATGACAAACCTGACCCTGCATATCCCGGTTATTGCAGTTCCGGATAAGAACCCCAAAAAAATAAATGGGCTCGAAGACTTAGCAAATCCAGGAATAAAATTGGCACTCGGAGATCCAAAAGGGCCTGCGATAGGCAAAGTCTCGGAAGCAATCTGTGAAAAAGCAGGCATCCTTCCCGAAGTTGAGAATAACACAATTGTCAGAACTGCAACCGTAAATC
- a CDS encoding NAD(P)H-dependent oxidoreductase, producing LVTTTGAPKEMYSEGGAHGDLNKHLEAITHCIFEYMGMKVLPSHIIYEASSMSKQRGAEELEKYRQRLLGLGADVV from the coding sequence GCTTGTTACAACTACTGGAGCTCCGAAAGAGATGTATTCTGAGGGGGGAGCGCATGGGGACCTGAATAAGCACCTCGAAGCAATAACCCACTGCATTTTTGAATATATGGGGATGAAAGTGCTGCCGTCTCATATAATTTACGAAGCGAGCAGTATGTCCAAGCAAAGAGGGGCTGAAGAACTTGAAAAATACAGGCAGAGACTACTTGGGTTAGGGGCAGATGTTGTGTAA